Proteins encoded by one window of Paenibacillus sp. DCT19:
- a CDS encoding sugar phosphate isomerase/epimerase translates to MNNPLRIGTLVGGGDAVRVIPQIMQHGFESFNLTFWQTTGDLDLTETAKRVREIVDENNVVISALSVFGNPLTGAGNNADTLASWERAIDHAHLFGADIVSGFTGRLTDQPIDQSIPKFKEVFGELTRRAAERGVRIAFENCDMGGNWQTGDWNIAHNPTAWEMMFNAVPEDNIGLEWEPCHQMVSLIDPIPQLRKWAPKVFHVHGKDATIAWDIVKEHGVHGPHEFVWHRTPGFGIAIGRILSPFCGSMDTRARLILKAGMIRSTRTN, encoded by the coding sequence ATGAATAATCCATTGCGTATAGGTACCCTGGTAGGTGGAGGAGACGCTGTTCGCGTCATCCCACAGATTATGCAGCACGGCTTCGAATCATTCAATCTGACCTTCTGGCAGACGACAGGAGACTTGGATTTAACGGAAACAGCCAAACGTGTTCGCGAGATTGTAGACGAAAATAATGTTGTCATTTCCGCGCTTAGCGTATTCGGTAATCCACTTACCGGGGCTGGCAATAACGCAGATACACTGGCTAGCTGGGAGCGAGCTATCGATCATGCCCATCTGTTCGGCGCAGATATCGTCTCGGGATTCACAGGACGACTGACTGATCAACCTATCGATCAATCGATTCCTAAATTCAAAGAGGTGTTTGGAGAGTTAACACGCCGAGCGGCAGAACGCGGTGTACGCATCGCATTTGAGAACTGTGATATGGGTGGAAACTGGCAGACTGGCGATTGGAATATTGCCCACAATCCAACCGCATGGGAAATGATGTTCAACGCTGTACCAGAGGACAATATCGGACTAGAATGGGAGCCATGCCACCAGATGGTCAGCCTGATTGATCCAATTCCTCAACTGCGTAAATGGGCACCTAAAGTGTTCCATGTGCATGGTAAAGACGCCACCATCGCTTGGGATATTGTGAAGGAGCATGGCGTGCATGGGCCGCATGAATTTGTATGGCATCGCACACCGGGCTTCGGGATAGCAATTGGTCGGATATTATCACCATTCTGCGGCAGCATGGATACCAGGGCACGATTGATATTGAAGGCTGGCATGATCCGGTCTACAAGGACGAATTAG
- a CDS encoding AEC family transporter, which translates to MIADIILEVVLPVFLLIAVGSWMQKVFKLDLYTLAKINFYCITPAAVFMSMYHSDMSGELLGTVTLFYAIYVVILYIIGSVTARTLRMSKGMKAAFNNSIMLDNAGNYGLPINALVFRGDPLASSIQALVMSLQALLTFTYGVLSIQGAKLKGNYRAVIIGFLKMPVPYALLLGILLHMWNVPLPTFLSMPLTYAQQSMVAVALLTLGAQIVKYPIRLYRLDVYISTFLRLLIGPAIGISIVLLLGMQGIAAQALIIASGMPTGVNASILAEEYDNEPDFAAQTVLISTLLNIITITALISYAKTF; encoded by the coding sequence ATGATTGCAGACATCATACTTGAAGTCGTCCTGCCCGTCTTTCTCTTAATTGCCGTCGGGTCTTGGATGCAAAAGGTGTTCAAGCTAGACTTGTACACCCTCGCCAAAATTAATTTCTATTGTATTACCCCGGCCGCTGTCTTTATGAGCATGTATCATTCGGATATGTCGGGTGAATTACTCGGTACGGTCACGCTATTCTATGCGATTTATGTCGTTATCCTCTATATTATCGGTTCTGTTACGGCACGTACGCTTCGGATGAGCAAAGGTATGAAGGCTGCTTTTAATAACAGTATCATGCTCGACAATGCAGGCAATTACGGATTACCGATTAATGCGCTTGTGTTCCGTGGCGACCCACTTGCCTCATCGATTCAAGCGCTCGTTATGTCGTTGCAGGCTTTGCTGACCTTTACTTATGGGGTACTCTCCATTCAAGGCGCCAAGCTTAAGGGGAATTACCGCGCTGTGATTATTGGTTTTCTAAAAATGCCTGTGCCTTACGCGCTATTGCTCGGTATCTTGCTTCATATGTGGAATGTGCCGCTACCAACCTTCTTATCTATGCCGCTAACCTATGCGCAGCAAAGTATGGTCGCTGTTGCTTTGTTGACACTGGGTGCTCAAATTGTGAAATATCCGATTCGGTTATATCGCCTTGATGTGTATATTAGCACATTTCTACGGTTGCTGATTGGCCCAGCCATTGGGATCTCCATCGTATTGCTATTAGGTATGCAAGGTATTGCCGCGCAGGCACTTATCATTGCTTCTGGTATGCCGACCGGGGTGAATGCATCAATTCTAGCCGAGGAGTATGACAATGAGCCTGATTTCGCTGCTCAAACGGTACTCATCTCAACCTTGCTCAACATTATTACCATTACTGCTCTCATCTCTTATGCCAAAACATTCTGA
- a CDS encoding mismatch-specific DNA-glycosylase, with the protein MIPDHLEPGLSILFIGFNPSITSGETGHHYAYKGNRFWRILERSGLTPRLYQTEEDGELLKLGYGFTNIVARPTRGVEDITREEYAEGREILKQKLEQYRPDIACFVGKGVYTQYSKRTKVEWGFQDDPVVPEIHEFVAPSSSGLVRMSMDEIVGIYAQLSDFISEKK; encoded by the coding sequence ATGATTCCAGATCATTTAGAACCAGGTTTATCCATTCTGTTTATCGGATTTAATCCAAGTATCACGTCCGGCGAGACAGGCCATCATTATGCATACAAAGGCAATCGCTTCTGGCGTATCCTCGAACGTTCCGGTTTGACGCCGCGTTTATACCAAACTGAAGAGGATGGGGAGCTACTGAAGTTAGGATATGGATTTACGAATATTGTCGCGCGACCAACAAGAGGTGTAGAAGATATTACACGTGAAGAGTATGCCGAGGGACGGGAGATTCTAAAGCAAAAATTAGAGCAATACCGCCCAGACATCGCTTGTTTCGTCGGCAAAGGGGTATATACCCAATATAGCAAACGCACCAAAGTAGAGTGGGGATTCCAAGATGATCCAGTTGTTCCGGAGATTCATGAATTTGTAGCTCCTTCGTCCAGTGGTCTGGTACGGATGTCGATGGATGAGATTGTGGGAATCTACGCGCAGCTCAGTGATTTTATATCGGAGAAGAAGTAA
- a CDS encoding Gfo/Idh/MocA family protein — MTQHHRVVIAGCGAMSNTWVDYALARPNTEIVGLVDLYEPVAAALAARHGLTCPTFTDIRDAIRATDATIVFDVTIPASHYGISMAALQEGCHVFGEKPLAESFAECEDIVQTSRSTGRIQAVMQNRRFDPRIRAYRQLIEDGHIGKVGYAGADFFLGPHFGGFRDVMDSPLLLDMSIHTFDQARLIMGANPVSVYCHEFNPPGSWYTGNAMAICIFEMSDGSIFNYRGSWCAEGSPTSWEASWRVTGEKGTAIWDGHDAIYAEVVAAEQREADGKLSFLQPHERIEGTLPVMEKTGHHGCLEDMFSALEAGRLPETNCSDNQYSMAMVLASLESARTGQKVLIGDHLKLV; from the coding sequence GTGACTCAACACCATCGGGTCGTTATCGCCGGCTGTGGTGCCATGTCCAACACTTGGGTGGATTACGCACTGGCTAGACCGAACACAGAGATTGTAGGGCTTGTCGATCTATACGAGCCTGTGGCAGCAGCACTTGCGGCTAGACATGGTCTCACCTGTCCAACGTTCACCGATATTCGTGATGCCATCCGGGCGACCGATGCAACGATTGTATTCGATGTAACGATTCCAGCTAGCCACTACGGTATATCTATGGCTGCGTTACAAGAGGGCTGCCATGTGTTTGGCGAGAAACCACTGGCTGAATCATTCGCTGAATGTGAAGACATCGTGCAAACTTCACGAAGCACGGGGCGTATTCAAGCCGTCATGCAGAATCGCCGCTTCGATCCACGTATTCGTGCCTATCGGCAACTGATAGAAGATGGGCATATTGGTAAAGTTGGGTATGCAGGAGCTGATTTCTTCCTCGGTCCTCACTTCGGTGGATTTCGTGACGTAATGGATAGTCCGCTGTTACTGGATATGTCCATACATACCTTCGATCAAGCTAGATTAATTATGGGGGCGAACCCCGTATCCGTTTATTGTCATGAGTTCAATCCTCCTGGCTCCTGGTATACAGGCAATGCGATGGCAATCTGTATATTTGAAATGTCGGATGGTTCGATATTCAACTATCGCGGTTCTTGGTGCGCTGAAGGTTCACCTACTTCATGGGAAGCGTCGTGGCGTGTTACTGGGGAGAAAGGCACTGCCATCTGGGATGGTCATGACGCAATCTATGCGGAGGTCGTTGCGGCGGAACAGCGGGAGGCTGATGGCAAACTATCGTTCTTGCAGCCCCATGAACGAATCGAAGGAACGTTGCCTGTGATGGAGAAAACCGGGCATCATGGCTGTCTTGAGGATATGTTCTCTGCGCTAGAGGCTGGCCGCCTTCCCGAAACAAACTGTAGCGATAATCAGTACAGTATGGCAATGGTGCTTGCATCTCTCGAAAGTGCCCGCACAGGTCAGAAAGTGCTGATTGGGGATCATCTGAAGTTAGTGTAG
- a CDS encoding RNA polymerase sigma factor has product MAQQLQEEELIERIIGGEKQLFAVLVDRYKNKVFGIMRGMGASHQDAQDLAQDTFIRIYRYLPTRRAGSSFSSWVYTIAVNRMRDFLREKKPVMTAVDNGLERSHDNTPEQQVLHKEMQREIYRQMDELPEAYRLVLLLKYTNELSYEEIAEITGMSPGQVRNALHRGKKSLKKKLERRGGLATYEAYSK; this is encoded by the coding sequence ATGGCACAGCAGCTACAGGAGGAGGAACTCATTGAACGCATTATTGGGGGAGAGAAACAACTGTTTGCCGTCCTTGTGGATCGATATAAAAATAAAGTCTTCGGCATTATGCGCGGAATGGGTGCAAGTCATCAGGATGCACAAGATCTAGCTCAGGATACGTTTATTCGCATCTATCGATATTTGCCAACAAGGCGAGCGGGGAGTAGCTTCTCTTCGTGGGTGTACACCATCGCAGTGAATCGAATGCGGGATTTTCTACGGGAAAAGAAACCGGTGATGACGGCTGTAGACAACGGTCTAGAGCGCAGTCATGACAATACACCAGAACAACAAGTGCTGCACAAGGAGATGCAGCGTGAGATATATCGTCAAATGGACGAGCTACCTGAGGCATATCGGCTTGTCCTATTGTTGAAATATACAAATGAGCTGAGCTATGAAGAAATCGCAGAGATTACTGGCATGAGCCCAGGGCAAGTGCGTAATGCCCTCCACCGAGGCAAAAAATCACTTAAGAAAAAGCTGGAACGTAGAGGAGGGTTAGCGACATATGAAGCCTATTCTAAATGA